One segment of Cerasicoccus sp. TK19100 DNA contains the following:
- a CDS encoding glycoside hydrolase family 3 N-terminal domain-containing protein, with amino-acid sequence MSEIYKDSSKPINERVADLLGRMTIEEKIGQLMQLDGGRGDLNELINEKQVGSLLHIQNEHAAKAMDMAGQTRLGIPILFGDDCIHGHSFHAGATIFPTQLAMACSWNPTLIEEAARVTAKEVRLTGLKWTFSPVLCLTRDLRWGRVGETFGEDPFLIGEFGCAMIRGYQGKGLDDPEAILACAKHYAGYSETQGGRDASEADLSTRKMRSYFLPPFERAAREGCLSFMTGYQSIDGLPSTANRWLLNDVLRGEWGFEGILVTDWDNVGRMHWEQKIVPTMKDAAALAIKSGNDLMMSTPGFYDGALEAIREGLVSESDVDPIVERLLALKFRLGLFEDPGKPDIARQSVVIGCEEHRRVNEEIARRSVVLLQNDGLLPLKSGGLKRIAVVGPNADDAQVQMGDWAGASGQVGWMPDGHPRERSVTVLEGVRALAGEGCEVIYAKGAKLTELVDAIDDGYDDGQEKRQVQEIAEPDDALIDEAVQAASGADVVVTVVGDNVRLCGECRSTATLEMQGGQLELLDALAKTGKPMVVVLINTKPLVLPKSVQKSAAIIEAFSPGMMGGKAIAEALFGAINPSGRLTVSIPYHVGQQPVYYSQVRGQHGDRYADLTQNPHFAFGYGLSYTTFEYTGLKLANGDAALSQKDTVQATITVKNTGAVAGRETVQAYVSDLVTSATWVNKELKAYRQIDLEPGESKTVTLTIPVSACSIVNFAGERVVEPGEFELQVGSSSRDQDLQKVRFVVA; translated from the coding sequence ATGTCTGAGATTTACAAAGATTCCTCCAAGCCGATCAATGAACGCGTGGCCGACCTGTTGGGCCGCATGACCATCGAAGAAAAAATTGGTCAGCTCATGCAGCTCGACGGCGGTCGTGGTGACCTCAACGAGCTCATCAACGAGAAACAAGTCGGCTCGCTGCTGCACATTCAAAACGAGCACGCGGCCAAGGCAATGGATATGGCCGGCCAAACGCGACTCGGCATTCCAATTTTGTTCGGTGATGATTGCATTCACGGCCACTCGTTTCACGCCGGGGCGACCATTTTCCCGACGCAACTTGCGATGGCTTGCAGTTGGAATCCGACGCTGATTGAGGAAGCCGCTCGCGTGACCGCCAAGGAAGTCCGCCTGACCGGCCTTAAGTGGACCTTTTCGCCGGTGCTTTGCCTGACGCGAGATCTGCGCTGGGGCCGGGTAGGGGAAACCTTTGGCGAGGACCCGTTCCTGATTGGGGAGTTTGGCTGCGCGATGATTCGTGGCTACCAAGGCAAGGGGCTCGACGACCCCGAGGCGATTCTGGCCTGCGCCAAGCACTACGCCGGCTACTCCGAAACGCAAGGTGGCCGCGACGCCTCCGAGGCCGATTTATCGACCCGCAAAATGCGCTCGTATTTCCTGCCACCCTTTGAGCGGGCCGCGCGCGAAGGCTGCCTGTCATTCATGACCGGCTACCAGTCGATTGATGGCCTGCCGTCGACCGCCAACCGCTGGCTCCTCAACGACGTGCTTCGTGGGGAATGGGGCTTCGAGGGCATTCTGGTGACCGACTGGGACAACGTCGGCCGCATGCATTGGGAGCAAAAAATTGTCCCAACCATGAAGGATGCGGCTGCGCTCGCGATCAAGAGTGGCAACGACCTGATGATGTCCACACCCGGATTCTACGATGGGGCACTGGAAGCCATCCGCGAAGGCCTCGTCAGCGAATCAGACGTCGATCCGATCGTGGAGCGCCTGCTCGCGCTAAAATTCCGCCTCGGCCTGTTTGAGGACCCGGGCAAGCCTGACATCGCGCGCCAAAGCGTTGTGATCGGCTGTGAAGAGCACCGCCGTGTCAACGAGGAGATCGCTCGCCGCTCCGTCGTCCTACTGCAAAACGACGGCCTGCTGCCGCTCAAGTCCGGTGGCTTGAAGCGCATTGCCGTGGTCGGCCCCAATGCGGACGACGCGCAAGTCCAAATGGGCGACTGGGCTGGGGCTAGCGGCCAAGTCGGCTGGATGCCCGATGGCCATCCGCGTGAACGCTCCGTGACTGTGCTGGAAGGGGTTCGCGCACTGGCAGGCGAGGGCTGTGAGGTTATTTACGCCAAGGGCGCGAAGCTGACTGAGCTTGTTGACGCCATCGACGATGGCTATGACGACGGCCAGGAGAAGCGCCAGGTGCAGGAGATTGCCGAGCCGGACGACGCCTTGATCGATGAAGCAGTCCAGGCGGCAAGTGGCGCGGATGTCGTTGTGACGGTCGTTGGCGACAATGTCCGCCTCTGTGGTGAGTGCCGCTCCACGGCAACCCTCGAAATGCAGGGTGGCCAATTGGAGCTTCTGGATGCGCTGGCCAAGACTGGCAAGCCGATGGTGGTGGTCCTCATTAACACCAAGCCGCTGGTCCTGCCGAAGTCCGTGCAGAAGTCGGCCGCCATTATCGAGGCGTTTAGCCCGGGTATGATGGGCGGTAAGGCGATTGCCGAGGCATTGTTTGGCGCGATCAACCCATCCGGGCGTCTCACCGTTTCGATTCCGTATCACGTTGGCCAGCAGCCGGTTTACTACAGCCAGGTGCGCGGTCAACATGGCGACCGCTACGCCGACCTGACGCAAAATCCGCACTTCGCGTTTGGTTACGGGCTGAGCTACACGACCTTTGAGTATACGGGCCTGAAGTTGGCAAACGGCGATGCGGCCTTGTCGCAAAAAGACACCGTGCAGGCGACCATCACCGTGAAAAATACGGGCGCCGTCGCCGGCCGTGAAACCGTGCAAGCTTACGTCTCGGATCTCGTCACCTCGGCAACCTGGGTGAACAAGGAACTGAAGGCCTACCGCCAAATCGATCTGGAGCCCGGTGAAAGCAAAACGGTGACGCTGACCATTCCGGTATCGGCCTGCAGCATTGTCAATTTCGCTGGTGAACGCGTTGTCGAGCCCGGTGAGTTCGAGCTACAAGTCGGCAGCAGCAGCCGTGACCAGGACCTGCAGAAGGTGCGATTCGTCGTGGCCTAA
- a CDS encoding RNA polymerase sigma factor, which yields MAERNEQAQVDAILLERYRSGDAAAFNEVVTKYWDRIFARAFHLLKNREDAEEIAQDTFVRAQKGLENFRGDSSFSTWLYQIATNLSHNRYWYWFRRKRSASISLDMTLGDDTTSTLEDILPAEGEDPGEATLTNEFVQEVSARMKDLNPKHREILELRNVYNLSYEEIAEELNISVGTVKSRIARARDSLREKLGRDFE from the coding sequence ATGGCTGAAAGAAACGAACAAGCGCAAGTTGACGCTATCCTGCTCGAAAGATACCGGAGTGGAGATGCAGCCGCATTCAATGAAGTTGTCACCAAGTATTGGGACCGCATTTTCGCCCGCGCCTTTCATTTGCTGAAAAATCGGGAAGACGCCGAAGAGATCGCCCAGGACACCTTTGTCCGTGCACAAAAGGGTCTGGAAAATTTCCGTGGTGATTCATCTTTCTCCACCTGGCTTTACCAGATAGCGACCAACCTTTCTCACAACCGTTATTGGTACTGGTTTCGCCGCAAGCGCAGCGCGTCCATTTCCCTGGACATGACGCTCGGCGACGACACGACCTCCACCCTGGAAGACATCCTGCCGGCAGAAGGCGAGGACCCGGGTGAGGCTACCCTGACCAACGAATTTGTGCAGGAAGTCTCCGCACGCATGAAGGACTTGAACCCGAAACACCGGGAGATTCTGGAGCTGCGGAACGTATACAACCTTTCCTATGAGGAGATTGCGGAAGAGTTGAACATTAGCGTTGGCACCGTCAAAAGTCGCATTGCGCGCGCTCGCGATAGCCTTCGTGAAAAACTGGGTCGTGATTTCGAATGA